GCGTAGTCGGCAATAAAACGGTCAATCATGTCGAACTCGGCGCGGCTCTTGCCGTCCAGCTCAACAATACGACCATTCTCTACCTTCACCGACGAAGCCGGATCGTAGGGGCTTTCCATGGCGATCAGTCCCTCTTCAGGCCATTCGCCAATCAGCCCATCCTGATTTACAGGGCGCTTCGCAAGCACTTCGAATCGTTTTGATCTTCTCATAGTTTATGGACTCAAAAGATAAAAAATAGGGACGCCGGGCCGTATTGCCGGGGACACACCTCCCGGCATTCGCCTTTCATCAGCAATGGCCGAACTCTAAATGAGCACAGCAATAAAAAAATAAAATTAATTTCGTTCCAATTTGGCACGTAATAAAAATTCATCGTTCCATATTGAAACGGTTCTCAGGAATATTCGTAGCGAATTGTGACGAAGTTAAATGATCATTATCAATAAACACTAATACACAAAATTAAATTAATACTTTTTAAATTTTCACCCTATTGACTTAATAACGCGCGGCGAGAAAATAAAGCCAAACCCAATGATAAAAAATAGCTGTATCGCGATATTTTCGTGACATCAGCCCTACAACATTTTCAGGAGAGACTGTGAATAAGAGCCAACCAATCGCCACCATTACGCTGGCGGCGGCGAAAAAAATGGCGCAGGCCGTCGAGGCTAAAGCGCTTGAGATCAACGTGCCGGTGGTCTTTTCCGTGGTGGATCGCGGCGGCAACACGCTGCTGATGCAACGCATGGACGACGCGTTCGTCACCAGCTGTGATATTTCTCTTAATAAAGCGTATACCGCCTGCTGTCTGCGGCAGGGGACCCATGAAATTACCGACGCGGTACAACCGGGTGCGTCACTATATGGTTTACAGCTAACGAATCAACAGCGGATCGTTATTTTTGGTGGCGGCTTACCTGTCATGTTAAACGATAAATTAATCGGTGCTGTCGGCGTAAGTGGCGGTACTGTCGAACAAGACATGTTATTAGCGCAAACCGCACTGAATTGTTTCTCTGAATTATAATTTAAATCTAAGAAGGTAAATTATGAGCTATCGTATGTTTGATTACCTGGTGCCAAATGTGAACTTTTTTGGCCCGAATGCTATTTCCGTCGTGGGCGAACGCTGCAAACTGTTGGGCGGTAAAAAAGCGCTGCTGGTGACTGATAAAGGTCTGCGAGCCATTAAGGACGGCGCGGTTGATAAAACCCTCGAACATCTGCGTGAAGCCGGTATTGACGTGGTGGTGTTTGACGGCGTCGAGCCAAACCCTAAAGACACCAACGTGCGCGACGGCCTGGACGTTTTTCGTAAAGAGCAATGCGATATCATCGTTACCGTCGGCGGTGGTAGCCCGCATGACTGCGGTAAAGGCATCGGTATCGCGGCGACGCACGAAGGCGATCTCTATAGCTATGCCGGGATTGAAACCCTGACCAATCCGCTGCCGCCGATCGTCGCGGTGAATACCACCGCCGGTACCGCCAGCGAAGTCACCCGTCACTGCGTGCTGACCAATACCAAAACCAAAGTGAAGTTTGTGATTGTCAGTTGGCGCAACCTGCCGTCGGTTTCCATTAATGACCCACTGCTGATGCTCGGCAAACCTGCGCCACTGACTGCGGCAACAGGAATGGACGCCCTGACCCACGCCGTTGAGGCCTATATTTCAAAAGATGCCAACCCGGTTACCGACGCCGCCGCTATCCAGGCAATTCGTCTGATCGCCCGCAACTTACGCCAGGCCGTAGCACTGGGCAGCAACCTGAAAGCTCGCGAGAATATGGCCTATGCCTCTTTGCTGGCGGGTATGGCCTTCAACAACGCCAACCTTGGCTACGTTCACGCGATGGCGCATCAGCTTGGCGGTCTGTACGACATGCCGCACGGCGTAGCAAATGCCGTCCTGCTGCCGCACGTGGCGCGCTATAACCTGATCGCTAATCCGGAGAAATTTGCCGACATCGCGGAGTTTATGGGTGAGAACACTGACGGTCTGTCCACCATGGATGCTGCCGAGCTGGCGATTCGCGCCATCGCTCGCCTGTCAGCCGATATCGGTATTCCGCAGCATCTGCGCGAGCTGGGCGTCAAAGAAGCCGATTTCCCGTATATGGCGGAAATGGCGCTGAAAGACGGCAATGCCTTCTCCAACCCGCGTAAAGGTAACGAGAAAGAAATTGCCGGGATCTTCCGTCAGGCATTCTGATCAATAAGGGGGCGCAATGTCACTTTCATCACCGGGCGTACATCTGTTTTATCACTCACGCTGGCAGGATACGCGCGTGCTTGATGAACTATGCTGGGGGCTGGAAGAGCAAGGCGTCCCTTGCCGGACAATCTGTTGCGACGAGCATGACTGCGCGCTGGCCCTCAGCAAGCTGGCGGCTAAAAGCTCAACGCTACGCGTGGGTCTCGGCCTCAGCGCCAGTGGTGATATTGCCCTAACCCACGCCCAGCTACCCGAGGATCGGGCGCTGGTCTGCGGGCATATCGCCGCTGGGATAGCCAGCATCCGCACGCTCGGCGCCAATGCGGGCCAACTGGTCAAAGTGCTTCCCTTCAGCGAGATAAAATAAATGTATCGCATCTATACCCGAACCGGTGATAAAGGCACGACCGCGCTATTTGGCGGCAGCCGTATCGACAAAGACGACATCCGCGTTAACGCCTATGGTACGGTGGATGAACTGATTTCCCAGCTTGGCGTCTGCTATGCCAGCTCGCGCCAGGCAGAATTACGCCAGGATCTGCATGCCATCCAGAAGATGCTGTTTGTGCTGGGGGCGGAACTCGCCAGCGATGAGAAAGGTCTCGCCCGCTTAACGCAGACGATTAACGCCGAGGATATTCAGGCGCTGGAGCAACTTATTGATCGCAATATGGCGCAGAGCGGCCCCCTGAAAGAATTTGTCATTCCGGGGAAAAATCTGGCATCGGCACAACTACACGTGGCGCGCACCCTGGCACGGCGGCTGGAGCGGATCCTCATCGCGATGGACAAAAAGCTGACGTTACGCGATGAACCCAGGCGTTATATCAACCGGCTGTCGGATGCGCTGTTCTCCATGGCCAGAATCGAAGAAACTACTCCAGATGTTTGCGCTTAAACTGGCTGGCGTCGATGTCGTACTGCTTCATCTTACGCCACAAGGTGGTGCGACCAATATTCAGCAGTTGCGACATCTCCTGTACTCGCCCACTGGTGACACGGGCGGCATGGATAATCGCCTCTTTTTCGATAGCGGTAAACGTCAGGCTGGCTGGCAGCAGGGAAGACGCGGTCTCCAGACCGGGACGCTCGGCAAACAGATAATCAGGTAAATTACTCAGCCGGATATGCCCGTTATCGCTACTGATAGCGATGTTTTCGATAATGCTGTTCAGCTCGAAATCATTGCCCGGCCACGAATAAGCCACCAGTTGTGCCAGCGCGTCGTCGTCGATCTTCAGGCTGGATGAGAAGCGTTTTTTCAGGCTATTCAGTCGCGTATAAATCAGCGAGGGAATACTGTTACGCCGCGCCCGTAGCGGCGGGATAACAATCTCAAAAGAGTGCAGCGCGTAATACAGTTGGCGGCTAAAGCGGTTTTGCTCCACCAGATTAGCGAGATCAACCGTAGTGGTGGCGATCACTTTCACATCCACCGGAATCAGCCGACGGGCATCAAGACGGGTTAATACTCCCTGCTTAATCACCTGTAACAGCGCGGATTGCAGCTCCGGTGCCAGATATTCAATTTTCTCCAGAAACAGCGTGCCGCCGTTCGCCAGCTCAAGGCGGCTCAACCGACCATTTTCATCATCGGTAGGCGCACTGCCCATAAAATCCTGCCCCAGCACGCTGTTGGCATACAGCTGACAGTTCACGGCAATATACGGTCCGCTGGCGCGTTCGCTTTCATTGTGAATGGCCTGGCTCAGCAGCTCTTTCCCTACGCCCTCTTCCCCACACAGCAGGATCGGGAAACTCCCCCTTGCCGCCTGGCGACCAAAATGGATCAAGCGTCGGGTTTCCGGATCGTCCGTCGACATCTGCTCAAAGGTGTGGCTCACCTTACCAAGCTGGCTGGTCATCAGCTGACGCATTTGCTCCACCGGGTGCAGCAGCAGGATAAAGCTGTTGCCCTGCTCCTCAACAATCGGCTTCAGGGTGATAACAGCATCAACAAACTGGTGCTGGCTTTCAAAAGTGACTTCGACGTGATTCAGACCGCGGGCATGTTTAATTGCCCGACGCAGCAGCATGGGCATATTGAGCAGGTCGTGAATGTTTTTGCCCTGGCTGGCCTGCGCGTCGAGATGCAAAAGCAGCGCCGCGCGCGCATTGAGGAACTGCAACACCCCCTGCTCATTCCAGGCCATCACGCCATCATCCATGCTCTCCAGCAGCCCGTACATCTGGTTCAGATGGCGGTTGGATTCTGCCAGCAGGCTGTCGGTCAGCAATGAATTGCCGACTTCTCTGGCAATCGCCAGCGTCAGGGATAAATCAGAAACGGACTCATGTTCTACCAGACAGCACAATGAGATGGAGCCAAACAGATGCCCATGGTTATCGAACACCGGCGTCGAGCAGAACGACCACGGATGCAACGCCTGTTTAAAGTGCTGAGCGCCAGAGGTTTTTGTCGGCTGCCCCGGCATCGTCGCCAGCGACAGCGCACAACTGCCGATAATGCTTTCCGCGCAATAGCTGCCGTCGCGAAATCCAAGCTCCGCCAGCTGTTCTATCGTCTGCGGATCGCCGCAACGGCTGAGAATACAGGCTGATTCATCCAGAATCAGCAGTGCGCACGGACGACCGTCCATAAACTCCCAGGCATCTTCCAGCGCGGCCTGCGCAATCGTCAGCAGCGCCGTCTTGCGACGACAAATCGACTCAAAGGTCAGCCCTTGCGCCTGATGCGGCGCCTGCCAGGTTTCCCGCTGCATAAACTTGCTGCAACGATGCCAGGACTGGGCGAGAACCGAAGAGACTTCCTGCCCGATGCTATGCGTGTGCGCCGTCATATCCCTTTCCGCTGTTTTGCCATAGACAACCCCTCCGGCAGAGACTGTCAGAGGGGGAGAAGATGCTGGGTAAATTTACCTGTGCCCGATTAACGCGCCAGCCACTGCTGTCCCAGCAGGTCTGCCGTCAAAATAGCGGCATGTACGCTTTCAGGCGTCACCGGGAACGGCATATTGTGAATAGTTTCACCTTCTGCGCAGGTGGCTTTAGCCACGGCCATAATCTTGCCGTCAATGTCGTCTTTCACACCCATTTCCGCTAACGTTACCGGCAGGCCCACTTTCTGACAGAAATTCAGCACGGTTTCGATCTCTTCCATCGGGCTGTTCTGCAGCACCAGCTGCGCCAGCGTACCAAAGGCGACTTTTTCACCGTGGTACAGATGGTGGCACTCTTCCAGAATCGTAAAGCCGTTATGGATGGCATGTGCCCCCGCAAGGCCGCTGCTTTCAAAGCCGATACCGCTGAGGTAGGTGTTGGCTTCGACAATACGTTCCAGCGCATCGGTCACCACGCCAGCCTGGGCGGCTAAGCGTGCCTTTTCGCCTTCCGCCAGCAGGGTATCATAGCACAGGCGCGCCAGGCTCAGCGCCGCCACGGTGGACTGCCCGCCCGCCATGCTGGTCGCCCGAGCGTCATAACAGGCTTTCGCTTCAAACCAGGTCGAGAGCGCATCGCCCATCCCGGCCACCAGCAGACGTACCGGCGCTTTGGCAATAATTGCGGTATCCATCACCACCATATCCGGGTTTTTCGGGTAGATCAGATACTCTTCAAACTCACCCGCTTCGGTATAGATAACGGACAGCGCGCTGGTTGGCGCATCGGTTGAGGCGATGGTCGGGATCACCACTACCGGCAGCTTCTGGTAATAACCAATTGCTTTGGCGGTATCTAACGTTTTCCCACCGCCAATCCCAACCACGCCGCGGCAACCGTGTTTTTTCAGAATGGCAATCAGGCGATTAATTTCAACATGGCTGCATTCACCGTTGAAGCGTTCCGCGTGGCAGCTAATGTCATGGCTGTGCAGGCCATTGAGTACCTTTTCTCCCGCCAGCTTCATGACGAAGTCGTCCGCAATCACGAAAAAGCTGTCCGCCAGATTTTTAGCGTATTGACCAAATAAGGTAGAAGCGTCAGGACCCTGGAGATATTTGGCTGGAGATTGAATAACTTTTAGCATTCCTTTCATCCTCAAATAAGTACATGTTTTTACATGGTGAGCCCTGGCGTTAACCCGTTTAGCCTGATGTTGACGGCGAAAGCGGACGTACCGGAGCGATGTAATAACTGTATGGCGAGGCGTGTACAAAAAAATCTTTCGTCATTTTGTTCTGATATGGAACAGATAAAAATGACATGCGTTTCATATTGGAACGCTTAACCACAAAAATAATGAGATTTGCGATCTCGATCCGTTCCGTTACCGCGAAATTACCGACAAACACGATGATAAATTTCCCCAATTACGCGCCATCCTGGGTAAAGCCCCGCAAAAAAGACTGACTGCGCCGTGTGGCCTGCTCTGATCGCAGGAGGAAAAAGTCGAGCGAGTTCGCATTGTGATGATTTCTCGCCTAATTAAGTTTCATTTCGGAACAAAAAACAGCAATCACGTTTCGTAATGAAACTCATTTTCGTGTTGTTTTTTTCCATGCTGACTTCGCCAGAATCTCTCTATCGCCTCCGCACCATGAACATGCATTCGGGGGTTTGTCTTACACTCAACCTCGAGGAGCCGTTATGTCTCAATTCTTTTTTAATCAACGCCCCCATCTCGTTAGCGACGTGATCGACGGTACAATTATCACCAGCCCGTGGAATAACCTGGCGCGTCTGGAGAGCGATCCGGCCATTCGCATCGTGGTTCGCCGCGACCTTAACAAAAATAACGTGGCGGTGATCTCCGGCGGCGGTTCAGGACACGAACCCGCGCACGTTGGGTTTATTTGCGACGGCAGATCGATTCAAAGGTCAGCCCCTGCGCCTGATGCGGCGCCTGCCAGGTTTCACGCTGCATAAATTTGCTGCAGCGATGCCACGACTGGCTGATAACGGCTGAAACT
The sequence above is drawn from the Kosakonia radicincitans DSM 16656 genome and encodes:
- a CDS encoding GlcG/HbpS family heme-binding protein; this encodes MNKSQPIATITLAAAKKMAQAVEAKALEINVPVVFSVVDRGGNTLLMQRMDDAFVTSCDISLNKAYTACCLRQGTHEITDAVQPGASLYGLQLTNQQRIVIFGGGLPVMLNDKLIGAVGVSGGTVEQDMLLAQTALNCFSEL
- the dhaT gene encoding 1,3-propanediol dehydrogenase, producing the protein MSYRMFDYLVPNVNFFGPNAISVVGERCKLLGGKKALLVTDKGLRAIKDGAVDKTLEHLREAGIDVVVFDGVEPNPKDTNVRDGLDVFRKEQCDIIVTVGGGSPHDCGKGIGIAATHEGDLYSYAGIETLTNPLPPIVAVNTTAGTASEVTRHCVLTNTKTKVKFVIVSWRNLPSVSINDPLLMLGKPAPLTAATGMDALTHAVEAYISKDANPVTDAAAIQAIRLIARNLRQAVALGSNLKARENMAYASLLAGMAFNNANLGYVHAMAHQLGGLYDMPHGVANAVLLPHVARYNLIANPEKFADIAEFMGENTDGLSTMDAAELAIRAIARLSADIGIPQHLRELGVKEADFPYMAEMALKDGNAFSNPRKGNEKEIAGIFRQAF
- a CDS encoding glycerol dehydratase reactivase beta/small subunit family protein codes for the protein MSLSSPGVHLFYHSRWQDTRVLDELCWGLEEQGVPCRTICCDEHDCALALSKLAAKSSTLRVGLGLSASGDIALTHAQLPEDRALVCGHIAAGIASIRTLGANAGQLVKVLPFSEIK
- a CDS encoding cob(I)yrinic acid a,c-diamide adenosyltransferase; translated protein: MYRIYTRTGDKGTTALFGGSRIDKDDIRVNAYGTVDELISQLGVCYASSRQAELRQDLHAIQKMLFVLGAELASDEKGLARLTQTINAEDIQALEQLIDRNMAQSGPLKEFVIPGKNLASAQLHVARTLARRLERILIAMDKKLTLRDEPRRYINRLSDALFSMARIEETTPDVCA
- the dhaR gene encoding dihydroxyacetone kinase operon transcriptional regulator DhaR, which translates into the protein MTAHTHSIGQEVSSVLAQSWHRCSKFMQRETWQAPHQAQGLTFESICRRKTALLTIAQAALEDAWEFMDGRPCALLILDESACILSRCGDPQTIEQLAELGFRDGSYCAESIIGSCALSLATMPGQPTKTSGAQHFKQALHPWSFCSTPVFDNHGHLFGSISLCCLVEHESVSDLSLTLAIAREVGNSLLTDSLLAESNRHLNQMYGLLESMDDGVMAWNEQGVLQFLNARAALLLHLDAQASQGKNIHDLLNMPMLLRRAIKHARGLNHVEVTFESQHQFVDAVITLKPIVEEQGNSFILLLHPVEQMRQLMTSQLGKVSHTFEQMSTDDPETRRLIHFGRQAARGSFPILLCGEEGVGKELLSQAIHNESERASGPYIAVNCQLYANSVLGQDFMGSAPTDDENGRLSRLELANGGTLFLEKIEYLAPELQSALLQVIKQGVLTRLDARRLIPVDVKVIATTTVDLANLVEQNRFSRQLYYALHSFEIVIPPLRARRNSIPSLIYTRLNSLKKRFSSSLKIDDDALAQLVAYSWPGNDFELNSIIENIAISSDNGHIRLSNLPDYLFAERPGLETASSLLPASLTFTAIEKEAIIHAARVTSGRVQEMSQLLNIGRTTLWRKMKQYDIDASQFKRKHLE
- a CDS encoding glycerol dehydrogenase, with protein sequence MLKVIQSPAKYLQGPDASTLFGQYAKNLADSFFVIADDFVMKLAGEKVLNGLHSHDISCHAERFNGECSHVEINRLIAILKKHGCRGVVGIGGGKTLDTAKAIGYYQKLPVVVIPTIASTDAPTSALSVIYTEAGEFEEYLIYPKNPDMVVMDTAIIAKAPVRLLVAGMGDALSTWFEAKACYDARATSMAGGQSTVAALSLARLCYDTLLAEGEKARLAAQAGVVTDALERIVEANTYLSGIGFESSGLAGAHAIHNGFTILEECHHLYHGEKVAFGTLAQLVLQNSPMEEIETVLNFCQKVGLPVTLAEMGVKDDIDGKIMAVAKATCAEGETIHNMPFPVTPESVHAAILTADLLGQQWLAR